The sequence below is a genomic window from Paracoccus sp. MA.
GGCGGCGGTGATCGACGCCGCGGACCTGCCCGCCGCCGACCGGCAGCGCAATCCGGGCGAGCTGTTCCGCCAGGCGGCAAGCGCCATGCAGCGCCGCATCGCTGCGCTGGCCGGCGGGCCGGGGCCGGCCTATCCGCATCTGCGCGATTTCCTCGCCGACCTGCGCCGGGTCGAGACCGCGCTGGCCGAGATCGGCGCCGAGACGCTGGCGCACCGGCTGGTGCGGCCGCTGCGCTGGCAGGCCGAGGTCTTTGGCTTCCGCACCGTGACGCTGGACGTGCGGCAGAATTCCTCGGTCACCACGCGGGTGCTGACCGGGATCTGGGCCCAGGCCGGGGCGGTGCCGGAATTCGGCAGCGCCGCATGGTCGCAGCGGCTGCGCAGCGAACTGGGGCAAGAGGCGCTGCCCCGGCTGGACCGCGACGGGCTGGGCGACGAGGCGCGGGAATTGCTGGCGCTGCTGGCGCTGCTGCATCGCGCCCGGTTCGGCGCCGATCCGCAGGCCATCGGCACCTTCATCCTGTCCATGACGCGCTCCTGCGACGACCTGCTGGCCGTGTTCCTGCTTGCCCGCCATGCCGGCTTCGGGGCCGAGCGGCTGGACCTGCGCGTCGTGCCGCTGTTCGAGACCATCGACGACCTGCGCGCCGCGCCGCGGATCCTGGACGAGCTGCTGCGCGTGCCGCTGGCCCGCCGCAGCCTGGTGACCGAGGACAACCGGGTCGAGGTCATGCTGGGCTATTCCGACAGCAACAAGGACGGCGGCTTCCTGTGTTCCACCTGGGAACTGGAAAAGGCGCAGCGCAGCATCATGGCGGTGCTGGCGCGGCACGGGCTGGTGCCGGTCTTCTTCCACGGTCGCGGCGGCTCGGTCAGCCGCGGCGGCGCGCCGACCGAACGCGCCATCGCCGCCCTGCCGCGCGGCACCATCAACGGCCAGCTGCGCACCACCGAACAGGGCGAGGTCGTGTCGTCGAAATTCGCCAATCGCAGCACGGCGGAATACGAGCTGGAGCTGCTGGTCTCCTCGGTCATGGCGCAGTCGCTGCAGGCGACGCCCGAGCCGGTGCGGCCCGAATTCAACGACACGCTGGAAGCCCTGGCGGACATGTCCTGCACCGCCTATCGCGCGCTGCTGCACCGGCCCGGCTTCATCGACTATTTCCGCCAGGCCAGCCCGGTCGAGGAACTGGCGCTGCTGAAGATGGGGTCGCGCCCCACCCGGCGCTTCGGCGCCGGCGGGCTCGAGGACCTGCGGGCCATCCCTTGGGTCTTCGCCTGGTCGCAGAACCGCCACCTGATCACCGGCTGGTATGGCTTCGGCACCGCCGTCGAGACCTTCCGGCGCTTCCACCGCGAGGAAGGCGACGCGCTTCTGCGGCGGATGTTCCGCGACTCGCGCATCTTCCGGCTGATCGTGGACGAGGTCGAGAAATCGCTGTTCCACGCGGATATGCGGATCGCCGAGACCTATGCGGCGCTGGTCCGGGACCCGGCGGTGCGCGGCGACATCTTCGGCCGCATCGGCCAGGAATATGAACGCAGCCGCGCTGCCGTGGTTTTCCTGACCGGTCAGGCCGGCATCGGCGAGCGTTTTCCCAACATGGCCGGTCGCTTCGGGCGCGTCCGCGCCGATCTGGAACGGGTGCACGGGTTGCAGGTCAGGCTGCTTGGCGACAATCGCCACCGGCCGGGGCCGGGGATTTCCATACCGCTGATGCAGACCATGAACAGCATCTCGACCGCGCTGGGTTGGACCGGATAGCGGCAACAAGGAGAAAGAGGACATGAACGAACACCCATCCCGGGCGGGCTTCTTCGCCGATGAGCTTGCCACCCGCGACCCTGCCATTTTCGGGGCGATCCGCCAGGAGCTTGGCCGCCAGCGCGACGAGATCGAGCTGATCGCGTCCGAGAACATCGTCTCGAAGGCGGTGCTTGAGGCGCAGGGCTCGGTCCTGACCAACAAATACGCCGAGGGCTATCCGGGCAAGCGCTATTACGGCGGCTGCCAATATGTCGACGTGGTCGAGGAGCTGGCCATCGAACGCGCCAAGCAGCTCTTCGATTGCGGCTTCGCCAATGTCCAGCCGAACAGCGGCAGCCAGATGAACCAGGCGGTGTTCCTGGCGCTGCTGCAGCCGGGCGACACCTTCATGGGGCTCGACCTGAATTCGGGCGGCCACCTGACGCATGGCTCGCCGGTCAACATGTCGGGCAAGTGGTTCAACGTCGTCAGCTACGGCGTGCGCCAGCAGGACCAGCTGCTGGACATGGAGGAGATCCGCAAAAAGGCCCATGAGACGAAGCCCAGGCTGATCCTGGCCGGCGGCACCGCCTATTCGCGGATCTGGGACTGGGCCGAATTCCGCAAGATCGCCGACGAGGTGGGCGCCTGGCTGATGGTCGACATGGCCCATATCGCCGGGCTGGTGGCGGGCGGCCAGCATCCCTCGCCGCTGCCGCATGCCCATGTGGTGACCACGACCACGCATAAATCGCTGCGCGGCCCGCGCGGCGGCATGGTGCTGACCAACGATGCCGAGATCGCCAAGAAGATCAACTCGGCGGTGTTCCCCGGCCTGCAGGGCGGCCCGCTGATGCATGTGATCGCCGCCAAGGCGGTGGCCTTCGGCGAGGCGCTGCGCCCCGAATTCAGGGACTATGCCGCGCAGGTCGTCGCCAATGCCCGCGCCATGGCGGACGAGCTGATGCGCGGCGGCATCGACATCGTCTCGGGCGGCACCGACAACCACCTGTGCCTGGCGGACCTGCGCCCCAAGGGCGTGACCGGCAAGGCGACCGAGGCGGCCTTGGGCCGCGCCCACATCACCTGCAACAAGAACGGCGTGCCCTTCGATCCCGAGAAGCCCTTCGTGACCTCGGGCATCCGTCTGGGCGCGCCGGCCGGCACCACGCGGGGCTTCCGCGAGGCGGAGTTCCGCCAGATCGCCCGCTGGATCGTCGAGGTGGTGGACGGGCTGGCCGCGCATGGCGAGGCGGGCAATGCCGAGGTCGAGGCCCGCGTCAAGGCCGAGGTCGAGGCGCTTTGCGCGCGCTTCCCGCTTTACAGCGGCATGTGAGCCCGCCGCGGCGCAGGCTCAGACCAGCCCGCGCCGCATCATGATCCACAGCGCAACGCAGGCCAAAAGCAGCAGCCCGAAAAGAACGCTGGAGGCCAGGGAGAGCGCGCCGCCCTGGCTTCAGGCGCCCTTGGGCGGCGCGGCCTTGGGGCGGCGACCCGCGATCCCGGATCGCCGCGACGGAGAGGCGTCTAGCCCCGGATCAGCCTGCGGCGCAGCCAGCCCGAGAAGCTGTCCATTGCCATCACCATCAGCACGATCAGCACCATGTAATAGGCCACGTCCTCCCAGTCCTTCTGGGTCTGGATCGCCTGGGTGAGCAACAGGCCGATGCCGCCGCCGACGATGGCGCCGATCACCGTGGCGCCGCGGGTGTTCGATTCCAGGAAATACAGCACCTGGCTCAGCAGCACCGGCGTCACCTGCGGGATCACCCCGAAGCGCGCCCGCTGCACGGCGCCCGCGCCGGTCGAGCGGATGCCCTCGACCTGCTTTTCGTCGATGTTTTCCAAGGCTTCCGAGAACATCTTGCCAAAGCTTCCCGTGTCGGTCAGCAGGATCGCCAGCGCGCCGGTCATCGGGCCGGGACCGAAGGCTCGGGCCAGCACGATGGTCCAGATCAGCCCGTCCACGCCGCGGATGAAGTCGAAGACCCGCCGCAGCCCGAAGCGCAGCGCGCCCAGCGGCATCATGTTGCGCGCCGCCATGAAGCCCAGCGGCAGCGCCAGCAGCGCCGCGCCGAACGTGCCCAGAAAGGCCATCAGCACCGTCTCGAACATCGCCCAGATCACGTCGCCATGCCGCCACATCGCATTGGTCCAGAAATCGCGCGCCATGGCGGCGATGTTGGGCAGGCCGGGATCGACGCGCGGCCCCCAAAGCGCGCTGGCGGCGATCTCGGGCCAGCTCATGTAGTGAAACGGGCTGTCCAGGGTAAAGAAGAACAGCGCCCAGCCCGGCTGATAGCGGAAGGTCTCGACCTTGGCGCGGGTATAGGCAAAGCGCCCGGCCTCGGTCGTGACGCTGACGCGGCTGTCCGAGGCGTTGATCCAGTCCGGCAGCGGCTCGGGCGCGGTCAGGCGCAGCCCGCCGTCCTGCTGGCGGATGTCGATCAGGCCGTAGCCGGGCACGTCGTAGCGCGCGCCCTCCGCGTCATAGGTGACGACATGGCCGTGGCCCAGGTCGATGCGGGTCGCATCGCCCTCGGCGGCGATCCAGGCGGGCAGGCGATCCGGCGGATAGGTGCCCTTGGCCTCGCCGTCGATGGCGACGCGCAGCGCGCCCGTGCGGTTGTCGCGCGTCACATGGGTCTTGTGCTGCCAGAAATCCGCCAGCAGCACGGCGGCATTGTCCATCCGCGCCCGCCCGGCCAGCCCGGCGATGTCGAAGGCGATGGCGGCATAGGCCAGATAGGCCAGGATCGCCAGCGGCACCGCAAAGGCTGCCAGCCGGC
It includes:
- a CDS encoding phosphoenolpyruvate carboxylase, yielding MRAGVADIGAEPSAGQADRLRGELRGLWHRVIQRHAPQVLPLLTGEAAEPQEAEMSAYLQGLDIWFQLLRIIDEHAAMRLRRTVESRSGRAAIEGGLARTLQSAPDMPRESVARSLRQLRVGPTITAHPTEAKRVTVLEIHRRIYRALVRLESQRWTRQERAALMAEIESEIDLLWLTGELRRQRPSPLNEIEWGLQFFRDSLFDAVPNLVRQFHDAVAGRYGPGQETGAPLRFHSWIGGDRDGNPHVTVETTRAALELGRDAILDRYLQGLTLAARHLSISSEIAGLRPETRARLAAVIDAADLPAADRQRNPGELFRQAASAMQRRIAALAGGPGPAYPHLRDFLADLRRVETALAEIGAETLAHRLVRPLRWQAEVFGFRTVTLDVRQNSSVTTRVLTGIWAQAGAVPEFGSAAWSQRLRSELGQEALPRLDRDGLGDEARELLALLALLHRARFGADPQAIGTFILSMTRSCDDLLAVFLLARHAGFGAERLDLRVVPLFETIDDLRAAPRILDELLRVPLARRSLVTEDNRVEVMLGYSDSNKDGGFLCSTWELEKAQRSIMAVLARHGLVPVFFHGRGGSVSRGGAPTERAIAALPRGTINGQLRTTEQGEVVSSKFANRSTAEYELELLVSSVMAQSLQATPEPVRPEFNDTLEALADMSCTAYRALLHRPGFIDYFRQASPVEELALLKMGSRPTRRFGAGGLEDLRAIPWVFAWSQNRHLITGWYGFGTAVETFRRFHREEGDALLRRMFRDSRIFRLIVDEVEKSLFHADMRIAETYAALVRDPAVRGDIFGRIGQEYERSRAAVVFLTGQAGIGERFPNMAGRFGRVRADLERVHGLQVRLLGDNRHRPGPGISIPLMQTMNSISTALGWTG
- the glyA gene encoding serine hydroxymethyltransferase; this translates as MNEHPSRAGFFADELATRDPAIFGAIRQELGRQRDEIELIASENIVSKAVLEAQGSVLTNKYAEGYPGKRYYGGCQYVDVVEELAIERAKQLFDCGFANVQPNSGSQMNQAVFLALLQPGDTFMGLDLNSGGHLTHGSPVNMSGKWFNVVSYGVRQQDQLLDMEEIRKKAHETKPRLILAGGTAYSRIWDWAEFRKIADEVGAWLMVDMAHIAGLVAGGQHPSPLPHAHVVTTTTHKSLRGPRGGMVLTNDAEIAKKINSAVFPGLQGGPLMHVIAAKAVAFGEALRPEFRDYAAQVVANARAMADELMRGGIDIVSGGTDNHLCLADLRPKGVTGKATEAALGRAHITCNKNGVPFDPEKPFVTSGIRLGAPAGTTRGFREAEFRQIARWIVEVVDGLAAHGEAGNAEVEARVKAEVEALCARFPLYSGM
- the phnE gene encoding phosphonate ABC transporter, permease protein PhnE translates to MTTTATLSPALTDTVLTRFARRRLAAFAVPLAILAYLAYAAIAFDIAGLAGRARMDNAAVLLADFWQHKTHVTRDNRTGALRVAIDGEAKGTYPPDRLPAWIAAEGDATRIDLGHGHVVTYDAEGARYDVPGYGLIDIRQQDGGLRLTAPEPLPDWINASDSRVSVTTEAGRFAYTRAKVETFRYQPGWALFFFTLDSPFHYMSWPEIAASALWGPRVDPGLPNIAAMARDFWTNAMWRHGDVIWAMFETVLMAFLGTFGAALLALPLGFMAARNMMPLGALRFGLRRVFDFIRGVDGLIWTIVLARAFGPGPMTGALAILLTDTGSFGKMFSEALENIDEKQVEGIRSTGAGAVQRARFGVIPQVTPVLLSQVLYFLESNTRGATVIGAIVGGGIGLLLTQAIQTQKDWEDVAYYMVLIVLMVMAMDSFSGWLRRRLIRG